From the Burkholderia glumae LMG 2196 = ATCC 33617 genome, one window contains:
- a CDS encoding DJ-1/PfpI family protein produces MRKVMVYWMLLLFAQVVPGAAGAAQAGPASGTAAAAPAAERADRLPAYTPRFGRTRPVVAVVGENYYTELTDYVVPYGIVAESGAADLVALATKPGPIRMFPAPMNLIPDETTAQFDQRVPEGADYVIVPAVHRDSDPALIAWVAGQAKKGATVIGVCDGVWVVARAGLLDGRRATGHWYSMDDLRKKFTDTRWVDGKRYVSDGKVVTTTGVTATIPVSLALVEAIAGRARALQVGERLGRPAWSSEIASERFSLGLPAMATIAGNYVQFWAHEDYGIPIAPGVDEIALVLEADAYSTTFRSTAYTVAANREPLRTRRGLTIVPDRVAGVDAPARMLPAPVTQHPLHALDASLEAIATEFGKRTAAWVALQMQYPGY; encoded by the coding sequence ATGCGAAAAGTCATGGTGTACTGGATGCTGCTGCTGTTCGCGCAAGTCGTGCCCGGCGCCGCGGGCGCCGCCCAGGCCGGCCCGGCGAGCGGCACGGCCGCCGCCGCGCCCGCCGCCGAGCGCGCGGACCGCCTGCCCGCCTATACGCCGCGCTTCGGGCGCACGCGTCCGGTCGTGGCCGTGGTCGGCGAGAACTACTACACCGAACTGACCGATTACGTGGTGCCCTACGGCATCGTCGCGGAATCGGGCGCGGCCGACCTGGTCGCGCTCGCGACGAAGCCCGGCCCGATCCGGATGTTTCCGGCGCCGATGAACCTGATCCCCGACGAGACCACCGCACAGTTCGACCAGCGCGTGCCCGAAGGCGCCGACTACGTGATCGTGCCCGCCGTGCATCGCGACAGCGACCCGGCGCTGATCGCCTGGGTGGCCGGGCAGGCGAAGAAGGGCGCGACCGTGATCGGGGTGTGCGACGGCGTGTGGGTGGTCGCCCGCGCGGGCCTGCTGGACGGCCGCCGTGCGACCGGCCACTGGTACTCGATGGACGATCTGCGCAAGAAGTTCACCGATACGCGCTGGGTCGACGGCAAGCGCTACGTCTCCGACGGCAAGGTCGTCACGACCACCGGCGTGACCGCGACGATTCCCGTGTCGCTCGCACTCGTGGAGGCCATCGCCGGCCGTGCGCGTGCGCTGCAGGTGGGCGAGCGCCTCGGCCGCCCCGCCTGGTCGTCGGAGATCGCGAGCGAGCGCTTCAGCCTCGGCTTGCCGGCGATGGCGACGATTGCCGGCAACTACGTGCAGTTCTGGGCTCACGAGGATTACGGCATTCCGATCGCGCCGGGCGTCGACGAAATCGCGCTGGTGCTGGAGGCGGACGCGTATTCGACGACGTTCCGTTCGACCGCGTACACCGTCGCCGCGAATCGCGAGCCGCTGCGCACGCGCCGCGGGCTGACGATCGTGCCCGACCGGGTCGCGGGCGTCGATGCGCCGGCGCGCATGCTGCCGGCACCCGTCACGCAGCATCCGCTGCACGCGCTCGACGCGTCGCTGGAGGCGATCGCCACCGAGTTCGGCAAGCGCACGGCCGCATGGGTGGCGCTGCAGATGCAATACCCCGGCTACTGA
- a CDS encoding RidA family protein: MKRYVTSGEGLPQWPSPISHAVVVNGTCYLSGQLSLDADGRYLPGTPADEARRAFDNLFRALAAAGFERHDLVFVDIAFTDIGALPDVNAVYAELFDAQRRPARTVYQAAALPFGGQVKVMGVAVRDTAP; encoded by the coding sequence ATGAAACGCTATGTGACCTCGGGCGAGGGCCTGCCGCAATGGCCGTCACCCATCAGCCACGCGGTCGTCGTGAACGGCACCTGCTATCTGAGCGGGCAGTTGTCGCTCGACGCCGATGGCCGCTACCTGCCCGGCACGCCGGCCGACGAGGCGCGGCGCGCGTTCGACAACCTGTTCCGCGCGCTCGCCGCGGCCGGCTTCGAGCGGCACGACCTGGTGTTCGTCGACATCGCGTTCACGGATATCGGCGCGCTGCCCGACGTGAACGCCGTGTATGCGGAACTGTTCGACGCGCAACGCCGTCCGGCGCGTACCGTCTACCAGGCCGCCGCGTTGCCGTTCGGCGGGCAGGTGAAGGTGATGGGCGTGGCGGTGAGGGACACGGCGCCGTGA
- a CDS encoding outer membrane lipoprotein-sorting protein: MQMHTMARRCAAALVALACGTAAAAPDPQRILAASDAVRNPGEPFSLNVTLTQYTDGKQTDANALAAYSRINPASGQFRSLIRFVAPARDANKLMLKSGNDLWFFDPASKATIRISPQQRLLGQASNGDVVTVNFAQGYRAQLEGEEEVQDGERQTRRAYRLKLVQSVPDMTYHAVEMWIDTTDSRPVKARFFSESGKLLKTAFYRRYQQQLGALRPTEIVIIDGLNPNLVTVMRYADYVAREIPDAWFQSDFMARFEPQ; the protein is encoded by the coding sequence ATGCAGATGCATACGATGGCGCGCCGCTGCGCGGCCGCGCTCGTCGCACTCGCGTGCGGCACCGCCGCGGCCGCGCCCGATCCGCAGCGCATCCTGGCCGCCAGCGACGCCGTGCGCAATCCGGGCGAGCCGTTCTCGCTGAACGTCACGCTGACCCAGTACACCGATGGCAAACAGACGGACGCCAACGCGCTGGCCGCGTATTCGCGGATCAATCCGGCGAGCGGCCAGTTCCGCAGCCTGATCCGCTTCGTCGCGCCGGCGCGCGACGCGAACAAGCTGATGCTCAAGAGCGGCAACGATCTGTGGTTCTTCGATCCGGCCAGCAAGGCGACGATCCGCATCTCGCCGCAGCAGCGCCTGCTCGGGCAGGCGTCGAACGGCGACGTGGTCACGGTCAACTTCGCGCAAGGCTACCGCGCGCAGCTCGAAGGCGAGGAGGAGGTGCAGGACGGCGAGCGCCAGACGCGCCGCGCCTACCGCCTGAAGCTCGTGCAGAGCGTACCCGACATGACCTATCACGCGGTCGAGATGTGGATCGACACGACCGACTCGCGGCCCGTCAAGGCGCGTTTCTTCAGCGAAAGCGGCAAGCTTCTCAAGACCGCGTTCTACCGGCGCTACCAGCAGCAGCTCGGCGCGCTGCGGCCGACCGAAATCGTCATCATCGACGGGCTCAATCCGAACCTGGTGACGGTGATGCGCTATGCGGACTATGTCGCGCGCGAGATTCCCGACGCGTGGTTCCAGTCCGATTTCATGGCGCGTTTCGAGCCTCAATGA
- a CDS encoding tetratricopeptide repeat protein, protein MTLLYEQPLVAPLTPEQQLGQDIALVLQTVLGHHHKGEFDDALALYRAMLGAKPHHADVIYNLDVLLGQRDRTADALPLFEQCLGLRPHNGQYWTV, encoded by the coding sequence ATGACTCTTCTGTACGAGCAGCCGCTTGTCGCCCCGCTGACGCCCGAGCAACAGCTTGGGCAGGATATTGCGCTCGTATTACAGACAGTGCTCGGCCACCATCACAAGGGCGAATTCGACGACGCGCTCGCGCTGTATCGCGCCATGCTCGGCGCGAAGCCGCACCACGCCGACGTCATTTACAACCTCGATGTGCTGCTTGGCCAAAGGGATCGCACGGCCGACGCATTGCCGCTTTTCGAGCAGTGCCTCGGACTGCGTCCGCACAACGGTCAATACTGGACCGTCTAG
- a CDS encoding ABC transporter permease, with protein sequence MKTLSLALRNLLRNRRRSITTLLAMIVGAHAVLLFGGYTRNITYGLQTDYVKYGGHLQIERKGFYEFGSGNPSEYGIGNYQTIIDAVKADPVLAPMLLVATPTLQLQGIAGNFDAGLSRTALALGVRVADQNRMREWNDYRFPVTIPPMALTGTAQDAAVIGTGLARVLELCAPLQVADCQPPKRAAGPADAPALPGDIAALANGMRAASPAGANGSRIELLAATARGAPNVAELRAVKAERQGIKEYDDMYVGLHLAQAQRLVYGNEPPKATAIVVQLRHTSDLPAAKARLDTLLRTRFGDTDTEVVDYTVLNPFYGQALAMFTTLFGFVALLIAAIVLFTVGNTMSTAVFERTVEIGTLRAMGLRRGGVRRLFLCEGMLLGVIGALLGVTSAALLAGAINHGGLTWTPPGRSPVPLIIRVWGENDLIVCTALGLLVVSMLSALLPARRAARMEIVDALRYA encoded by the coding sequence ATGAAGACGCTTTCTCTCGCGCTGCGCAACCTGCTGCGCAACCGCCGCCGCTCGATCACGACCCTGCTGGCGATGATCGTGGGCGCCCACGCGGTGCTGCTGTTCGGCGGCTATACGCGCAACATCACGTATGGCCTGCAGACGGACTACGTGAAATACGGCGGCCACTTGCAGATCGAGCGCAAGGGGTTCTACGAATTCGGCAGCGGCAATCCATCCGAGTACGGAATCGGCAATTACCAGACGATCATCGACGCGGTGAAGGCCGATCCCGTGCTGGCGCCGATGCTGCTGGTGGCGACGCCGACGCTGCAGCTGCAGGGCATCGCCGGCAACTTCGATGCGGGCCTGTCGCGCACCGCGCTTGCGCTCGGCGTGCGGGTGGCCGACCAGAACCGGATGCGCGAATGGAACGACTATCGCTTCCCGGTCACGATTCCGCCGATGGCGCTCACCGGCACGGCGCAAGACGCGGCGGTGATCGGCACGGGGCTCGCGCGCGTGCTCGAATTGTGCGCCCCGCTCCAGGTAGCCGACTGCCAGCCGCCGAAGCGGGCGGCCGGCCCGGCCGACGCGCCCGCGCTGCCGGGCGACATCGCGGCGCTCGCCAACGGGATGCGCGCCGCCTCGCCGGCCGGCGCGAACGGCAGCCGCATCGAGCTGCTGGCGGCGACCGCGCGCGGTGCGCCGAATGTCGCCGAGCTGCGCGCGGTGAAGGCCGAGCGGCAGGGCATCAAGGAGTACGACGACATGTACGTCGGGCTGCATCTCGCGCAAGCGCAGCGCCTGGTGTACGGCAACGAGCCGCCGAAGGCCACGGCCATCGTCGTGCAGCTGCGCCATACGTCGGATCTGCCGGCCGCGAAGGCCCGGCTCGACACGCTGCTGCGCACCCGGTTCGGCGATACGGATACCGAAGTGGTCGACTACACCGTGCTGAATCCGTTCTACGGCCAGGCGCTCGCGATGTTCACGACGCTGTTCGGCTTCGTCGCGCTGCTGATCGCCGCGATCGTGCTGTTCACGGTTGGCAACACGATGAGCACCGCGGTGTTCGAGCGGACGGTCGAAATCGGCACGCTGCGCGCGATGGGGTTGCGCCGCGGCGGCGTGCGCCGGCTGTTCCTCTGCGAAGGGATGCTGCTCGGCGTGATCGGCGCGCTGCTCGGCGTGACGAGCGCGGCCTTGCTCGCGGGCGCGATCAATCACGGCGGCCTCACCTGGACGCCGCCCGGCCGCTCGCCGGTGCCGCTGATCATTCGCGTGTGGGGAGAAAACGACCTGATCGTGTGTACCGCCCTGGGCTTGCTGGTCGTGTCGATGTTGTCCGCGTTGCTGCCGGCCCGTCGCGCGGCCCGGATGGAGATCGTCGATGCGCTTCGTTATGCCTGA
- a CDS encoding IS481 family transposase, which produces MSSLNQNVIRHKIGLLNLAAELGNVSKACKVMGLSRDTFYRYQNAVAEGGVDALFDSNRRKPNPKNRVDEATEIAVLAYAIEQPAHGQVRVSNELRRRGIFVSASGVRSIWLRHALSSFKLRLVALEKQVAEKGIVLSEDQVAALERKQDDDVAHGEIETAHPGYLGSQDTFYVGTIKGVGRIYQQTFVDTYSKVAMAKLYTTKTPITAADLLNDRVLPFFEEHGMGVIRMLTDRGTEYCGKPESHDYQLYLALNDIEHTKTKARHPQTNGICERFHKTILQEFYQVAFRHKLYLTLAELQVDLDTWLMYYNGERTHQGKMCCGRTPLQTLIAGKEVWKEKVSHLNLI; this is translated from the coding sequence GTGAGTAGTCTCAACCAAAATGTCATCCGCCACAAGATCGGTCTGCTGAATCTGGCCGCCGAGCTGGGCAACGTGTCGAAAGCCTGCAAGGTGATGGGGCTGTCGCGCGATACGTTCTACCGCTATCAGAACGCCGTGGCCGAGGGCGGCGTCGATGCCCTGTTCGACAGCAATCGGCGCAAGCCGAATCCCAAGAATCGAGTCGATGAAGCGACGGAAATCGCCGTGCTGGCCTATGCCATCGAGCAGCCCGCCCACGGGCAGGTTCGGGTCAGCAACGAATTACGCCGGCGCGGCATTTTCGTGTCTGCATCCGGCGTTCGTTCGATCTGGCTGCGTCACGCGTTGTCGTCCTTCAAGCTGAGGCTCGTGGCGCTGGAGAAGCAGGTCGCTGAAAAAGGCATCGTGCTGAGCGAGGACCAGGTGGCCGCGCTGGAAAGAAAGCAGGACGACGATGTGGCTCATGGCGAAATCGAAACCGCTCATCCCGGCTATCTGGGCTCGCAGGACACGTTCTACGTGGGCACGATCAAGGGCGTAGGCCGGATTTACCAGCAGACCTTCGTCGACACCTACAGCAAAGTGGCGATGGCCAAGCTGTACACGACCAAGACGCCGATCACGGCGGCCGATCTGCTCAATGACCGGGTGTTGCCGTTCTTCGAGGAGCACGGCATGGGTGTGATCCGCATGCTGACCGATCGAGGCACGGAGTATTGCGGCAAGCCGGAATCGCACGATTATCAGCTGTACCTGGCGCTGAACGACATCGAGCACACCAAAACCAAGGCGCGACATCCGCAGACCAATGGCATCTGCGAGCGGTTCCATAAAACCATCCTGCAGGAGTTTTATCAGGTCGCGTTCCGCCACAAGCTCTATCTGACGCTGGCGGAACTGCAGGTCGATCTCGATACTTGGCTGATGTACTACAACGGCGAGCGAACGCATCAAGGTAAGATGTGTTGTGGTCGCACGCCTTTGCAGACGCTCATCGCGGGCAAGGAGGTGTGGAAGGAGAAAGTGAGCCACCTGAATCTGATCTGA
- a CDS encoding FixH family protein yields MRIAVLGGVAWLAGCGVSGDSRPPAGLNLALTQPTSGGTYVVTLVPPEPPAALPLNRIHAWRVALSRASGEPVSGARIDVAGGMPQHGHGLPTRPRVVSAGGGGYRLEGMKFSMPGWWTITLKVRAAQGDDDVTFNVVLPPAAAS; encoded by the coding sequence ATGAGAATCGCCGTGCTCGGCGGGGTGGCCTGGCTTGCCGGCTGCGGCGTGTCGGGCGATTCGCGGCCGCCGGCCGGCTTGAATCTCGCGCTGACCCAGCCGACGTCGGGCGGCACCTATGTCGTGACGCTCGTTCCGCCCGAGCCGCCCGCGGCGCTGCCGCTGAACCGGATCCACGCCTGGCGCGTCGCGCTGAGCCGCGCATCCGGCGAGCCGGTGAGCGGCGCGCGCATCGACGTGGCCGGCGGCATGCCGCAGCACGGGCATGGCCTGCCGACCCGTCCGCGCGTCGTATCGGCCGGCGGCGGCGGCTACCGGCTCGAGGGCATGAAGTTCAGCATGCCCGGCTGGTGGACGATCACGTTGAAGGTGCGGGCCGCGCAGGGCGACGACGACGTGACCTTCAACGTCGTGCTGCCCCCGGCCGCCGCGTCGTGA
- a CDS encoding helix-turn-helix transcriptional regulator, with product MTFARVIGDILRPNGLTEGFDQLAEKIRKVIPFDRCLILHEGRGDTRPHGLIYRYGTLVNLADARRGVTLFGSTLDIDRYLDCFALSDQQDHTYRWRDLDTDRSSLHASEADVASYMRGQGIVACIGASSGDPAAIRTVLQLKCEDESLHSALILSFIAMHLHAALTQKIPDRSHGEARMPAAETDGVGSADGEGFQFTRKESEVVKWVVEGKTAWEIGRILCMSERTVKFHLTNVYEKLRVTNRAQAVAKVSRLGLI from the coding sequence GTGACTTTTGCTCGCGTTATCGGCGATATTCTTCGCCCCAACGGCTTGACGGAAGGTTTCGATCAACTGGCTGAAAAGATCAGGAAGGTGATTCCGTTCGACAGGTGCCTGATCCTGCACGAGGGCCGTGGCGATACGCGGCCGCACGGGCTGATTTATCGCTACGGGACGCTCGTCAATCTCGCGGACGCCCGGCGGGGCGTGACGCTGTTCGGGTCCACGCTCGACATCGACCGATACCTCGATTGCTTTGCCTTGTCCGACCAGCAGGATCACACGTATCGCTGGCGCGATCTCGATACCGACAGGTCGTCGCTGCATGCGTCGGAGGCCGATGTCGCATCGTACATGCGCGGGCAGGGCATCGTGGCCTGCATCGGTGCCTCGTCTGGCGACCCCGCCGCGATCCGCACGGTGCTGCAGCTGAAATGCGAGGACGAGTCGCTGCACTCGGCCCTGATCCTGAGTTTCATCGCCATGCATCTGCATGCGGCGCTGACGCAGAAGATCCCGGATCGCAGCCATGGCGAGGCGCGAATGCCCGCGGCCGAGACGGATGGTGTGGGAAGCGCCGACGGCGAGGGGTTTCAATTCACCAGGAAGGAGTCCGAAGTCGTCAAGTGGGTCGTCGAAGGCAAGACTGCTTGGGAAATCGGGCGAATCCTGTGCATGTCGGAGCGCACGGTCAAGTTTCATCTGACCAACGTATACGAAAAGCTGCGTGTCACCAACCGCGCGCAGGCGGTGGCGAAAGTCAGCCGTCTGGGCCTGATCTAG
- a CDS encoding ABC transporter ATP-binding protein, whose product MNAVKLEAVEKSYLMGSVNVTALRDVTLEIRDGRFTVIAGASGSGKSTLLNLVGCVDRPDRGRIVVAGEDVGRLSDDALSDFRARRLGFVFQNFNLLPVLTAHENVEYPLLLAGMRLTQAERAQRVRDMLDAVGLADKAHHRPGQLSGGQRQRVAIARALVAAPNLVLADEPTANLDSKTGQQIIALMKRLQRERRVSFVISSHDPQVLAAGDDVIHIADGCVSALTHADTREVLA is encoded by the coding sequence ATGAACGCCGTAAAACTCGAAGCCGTTGAGAAGTCGTATCTGATGGGTTCCGTCAACGTGACCGCGCTGCGCGACGTCACGCTCGAGATTCGCGACGGAAGATTCACCGTGATCGCCGGCGCGTCCGGCAGCGGGAAGTCGACGCTGCTGAATCTCGTCGGCTGCGTCGACCGGCCCGATCGCGGCCGCATCGTCGTCGCCGGCGAAGACGTGGGCCGCCTCTCGGACGACGCGCTGTCGGATTTCCGCGCGCGCCGGCTCGGCTTCGTGTTCCAGAACTTCAATCTGCTGCCGGTGCTCACGGCGCACGAGAACGTCGAGTATCCGCTGCTGCTGGCCGGCATGCGGCTGACCCAGGCGGAGCGTGCGCAGCGCGTGCGCGACATGCTCGATGCGGTCGGGCTGGCCGACAAGGCGCATCATCGTCCGGGCCAGCTGTCCGGCGGCCAGCGCCAGCGCGTCGCGATCGCGCGTGCGCTCGTTGCGGCACCCAACCTGGTGCTGGCGGACGAGCCGACCGCCAACCTCGACAGCAAGACCGGCCAGCAGATCATCGCGCTGATGAAGCGGCTGCAGCGCGAGCGGCGCGTGTCCTTCGTGATTTCGTCGCACGACCCGCAGGTGCTCGCCGCGGGCGACGACGTGATCCACATCGCCGACGGCTGCGTATCAGCGCTCACGCATGCCGATACTCGTGAGGTCCTTGCATGA